The nucleotide sequence GACCATTAGCAGCTTCAGCAATTACTTTGGCTTTGATTTTACCTGCATTACCGCTATGGATCTGGTTCTCTAAAGCAGCAGGAATCAAAATATCACAATCCAACTCTAAGACCTCTAAATTATTTTCGATGTTTTTCGCTCCTGGAAAATTAAGGATTGACCCTGTATCTTTCCTATGCTTAAAAACAGCTTCGATATCCATACCGTCAGGATTGTAGATTCCTCCTTCATATTCTGCTATCCCTACTATTACTGCGCCTTCCTGCTGACAGAACACGCCTGAATTGTATCCCACGTTTCCCAGACCTTGAATAATGACTCTTTTACCAGACATGCCAGTAGGCAGCCCTATCCTTTTCATATCTTCCGTATGTTCCAAGGCCTCTCTAATGCCATAAAACACTCCTAAACCAGTAGCTTCTGCCCTGCCCCTGATACCGCCTTGTCCAATTGGCTTACCAGTTACACAACCCAAAGCATCTGTTTCTCCATATTTTATAGTCATATAGGTATCGGCAATCCATGCCATTTCCCTGCTACTAGTTCCATAGTCAGGGGCAGGAACATCCATGCCTGGTCCAATCAAGTTCTTTTTGATAAGCTCTGTGGCAAACCTTCTAGTTACCTTTTCGAGCGTACGTTCTGTATGGTTTCTCGGACTGATCTTTACCCCACCTTTGGCACCACCAAATGGCACATCTACTACTGCACATTTAAAAGTCATTAAGGTGGCTAAGGCTTTCACCTCATCCTCGTCAACATGTATACTGTATCTGATACCTCCTTTCGTAGGCATTTTATGGTGGCTATGTTGAGCACGAATACCTTCTACAACCACATAATCCCCATCAATTTCTACAGGAAACTGAACCTTATAGACACTATTACAAACTTTTATTTGATGTAAAAGACCTTTATCTATATTAGTAAAGGCGGCGGCTTTGTCAAAGTAAGACAAAACATCACCATAAAACTTTGCTCCTTCAGCTACATTGCTCATAAATACTCTAAAATTAATACGTTTAAAAATTCCTGAACTAAAAACAGGCTTGAACCTGCAAATTTTATTCCGATTATACGAATATTATTGCAGATGTTTCAGGATTATATCAAAAATACTTTCAGCAGAAACCATTTTCTCAGAAAGATGTTCTTTTTGCGAACTAATCACTACAGGATAATACTTTTGATCTTCTGGGATTCTACC is from Cytophagaceae bacterium ABcell3 and encodes:
- a CDS encoding Glu/Leu/Phe/Val dehydrogenase; this encodes MSNVAEGAKFYGDVLSYFDKAAAFTNIDKGLLHQIKVCNSVYKVQFPVEIDGDYVVVEGIRAQHSHHKMPTKGGIRYSIHVDEDEVKALATLMTFKCAVVDVPFGGAKGGVKISPRNHTERTLEKVTRRFATELIKKNLIGPGMDVPAPDYGTSSREMAWIADTYMTIKYGETDALGCVTGKPIGQGGIRGRAEATGLGVFYGIREALEHTEDMKRIGLPTGMSGKRVIIQGLGNVGYNSGVFCQQEGAVIVGIAEYEGGIYNPDGMDIEAVFKHRKDTGSILNFPGAKNIENNLEVLELDCDILIPAALENQIHSGNAGKIKAKVIAEAANGPVTKEAEEILLAGNRLIIPDIYLNAGGVTVSYFEWLKNLSNVRFGRMGKRAEEVTNKKIIETVEQFTGKSISATEKAFIVKGADEIDLVRSGLEDTMILAYNEIRNVSNRVPKINDLRTAAFYSAIEKVGISYQVLGIFP